One Hemitrygon akajei chromosome 11, sHemAka1.3, whole genome shotgun sequence DNA segment encodes these proteins:
- the rem1 gene encoding GTP-binding protein REM 1 — MTLNTQRSTGHTVLQRRASSPVPSSHQHAHPVRSLTTERELAACPDRPGRPRLGYSVSCQPSERERSGWSSDSADSDVSSEDSGCGTFRVLLLGDSGVGKTSLINVFAGVQDAHGESTGEETYERTLTVDGEDTTLIVMDTWGSESDESWVQDYCMQVGNAYIIVYSITDRTSFESASELRIQLRRLRQAENIPIILVGNKSDLVRRRDVSVEEGRACAVVFDCKFIETSATLHHNVTELFEGIVRQIRLRKDSKEANERRMANHKRRESVTKKARRFLDRFVAKNNKKMALKVRSKSCHDLSVL; from the exons ATGACTCTCAACACCCAGAGAAGCACCGGCCACACTGTGCTTCAGAGGCGTGCCAGTTCCCCTGTGCCCTCGTCTCACCAGCACGCCCACCCCGTCCGCAGCCTGACCACAGAGAGGGAGCTGGCTGCCTGCCCGGACCGGCCTGGCAGACCTCGGCTCGGGTACTCCGTCTCGTGTCAGCCGTCGGAGAGGGAGCGGAGCGGCTGGTCGTCCGACTCGGCGGATTCCGACGTATCCAGCGAGGACTCTGGCTGTGGCACCTTCCGGGTGCTCCTCCTTGGCGACTCTGGAGTGGGCAAGACCAGCCTGATCAACGTCTTCGCGGGGGTTCAGGATGCTCACGGCGAGAGCACAGGAG AGGAGACGTATGAGCGAACTCTAACAGTTGATGGAGAGGACACGACACTAATAGTGATGGACACATGGGGATCTGAG AGTGACGAGTCGTGGGTTCAGGATTACTGTATGCAGGTGGGCAACGCCTACATCattgtctactccatcaccgacCGCACCAGCTTTGAGAGCGCGTCCGAGCTCCGTATCCAGCTGCGGAGGCTGAGGCAAGCGGAGAACATTCCCATTATCCTGGTGGGCAACAAGAGTGACCTGGTACGGCGTCGCGATGTCTCCGTTGAAG AGGGCCGTGCGTGTGCTGTGGTCTTTGACTGCAAGTTCATCGAGACCTCCGCCACCCTGCACCACAACGTGACTGAGCTGTTCGAAGGCATCGTGCGGCAGATCCGCCTGCGCAAGGACAGCAAGGAAGCGAACGAGAGGAGGATGGCCAATCACAAGAGGAGGGAAAGCGTGACGAAGAAAGCCCGCCGGTTTCTGGACAGGTTTGTGGCCAAGAACAACAAAAAGATGGCCTTGAAGGTCAGGTCCAAGTCCTGCCATGACCTGTCAGTGTTATAA